From Actinopolymorpha cephalotaxi, one genomic window encodes:
- a CDS encoding pentapeptide repeat-containing protein codes for MMALVTALASSGFFANADLVTAYVAIGTAASTGLWGIKKYADARNDSRRQELELAERELEQRRNEALHARQQRAAELIKAVGETTDPTARRWVMSALSLYPEEALDLLLTALGEASSQEASAIKLSVITLGRTALDKTVHYNRVAAQICAIGDEPAGSANSTADARRADVAAASRMRDRTREILLHLLLQIDEDQRANADLVEADLTSVNLAHARLTRTRFRKAVLDRAIFSRAALGHANLRGASLEGTVFTKATLTSADLTGARGAIHAIGADCANACFDHAQLAQSHLDGARLQGASFKRAVLSGASLAGARLSGVTLENTQLIRANLQHVSATSHLTATSANLSYANLSGARIPHSTFDGSALVRITAHYIDASGAKLTNTDLNGADLTQSHLPESELRDCLIGGAVMRQINLEGATIANCRLASTDLSSAHLAHTTFDACTFVGKVDFRGADLTATAFKRCIFQKGAALLVDNDSWKGATFDETARDAFQITHEASKPVEQE; via the coding sequence GATTCTTCGCGAACGCAGACCTGGTCACCGCGTACGTCGCGATTGGGACCGCCGCCTCAACCGGTCTTTGGGGAATCAAGAAATACGCCGACGCCCGCAACGACAGCCGACGGCAGGAACTGGAGTTGGCGGAGCGCGAGTTGGAGCAACGCAGGAACGAGGCGTTGCACGCACGTCAACAGCGTGCCGCCGAGCTCATCAAGGCCGTAGGCGAGACGACGGACCCGACCGCCCGTCGATGGGTAATGAGCGCGCTCTCGTTGTACCCCGAAGAGGCGCTCGACCTGCTGCTCACCGCCCTCGGCGAAGCGTCGTCGCAGGAGGCCTCGGCGATCAAGCTGTCAGTGATCACGCTGGGCCGCACCGCTCTCGACAAGACCGTCCACTACAACCGGGTAGCCGCCCAGATCTGTGCCATCGGTGACGAGCCGGCGGGATCAGCCAACTCGACGGCAGACGCCCGACGCGCCGACGTCGCAGCGGCATCGCGGATGCGCGACCGCACCAGGGAGATCCTGCTGCACCTGTTGCTGCAGATCGATGAGGATCAACGCGCGAACGCCGACCTTGTCGAAGCTGACCTGACGAGCGTCAACCTCGCTCACGCTCGGCTCACGAGGACTAGGTTCCGCAAGGCCGTACTGGACAGGGCGATCTTCTCAAGGGCCGCACTGGGGCACGCCAACCTGCGAGGTGCGAGCCTGGAAGGCACGGTCTTCACGAAGGCCACGCTGACCTCCGCCGACCTGACCGGAGCACGTGGCGCGATCCATGCCATCGGCGCGGACTGCGCCAACGCCTGCTTCGACCATGCCCAGCTCGCACAGTCCCATCTGGACGGTGCCCGCCTCCAAGGCGCGTCGTTCAAGCGCGCTGTGCTGAGCGGTGCGTCCCTGGCGGGTGCACGGCTCAGTGGAGTGACCCTGGAAAATACTCAGCTCATCCGAGCGAACCTTCAGCACGTGTCCGCGACCAGTCACCTCACCGCGACAAGCGCCAATCTCAGCTATGCCAACCTTTCGGGTGCACGCATTCCTCACAGCACGTTCGACGGATCAGCGCTGGTGAGAATCACCGCGCACTACATCGACGCCTCCGGGGCGAAACTCACCAACACCGACCTGAATGGAGCCGATCTAACTCAGTCGCACCTACCTGAAAGCGAGCTGCGGGACTGCCTGATCGGCGGGGCCGTGATGCGGCAGATCAACCTCGAGGGTGCAACAATCGCAAACTGCAGACTCGCCTCAACGGACCTTTCCAGTGCCCACCTGGCGCACACCACCTTTGATGCCTGCACCTTCGTCGGCAAGGTCGATTTCAGAGGGGCTGACCTGACCGCGACCGCGTTCAAGCGGTGCATTTTCCAGAAGGGCGCAGCTCTGCTGGTCGACAACGACAGCTGGAAGGGCGCCACATTCGATGAGACGGCTCGTGACGCGTTCCAGATCACACACGAAGCATCGAAGCCAGTCGAGCAAGAGTAG